The following are encoded in a window of Longibacter salinarum genomic DNA:
- the apaG gene encoding Co2+/Mg2+ efflux protein ApaG — MLSYATKTRDIQITVRPVYLDGKTNILEGSFSFAYAVFIENQGDDEIQLIRRRWTIRESDGTLHDTEGDTELRAQPVLAPGEEHVYDGSCTLSSFVGSVEGNYLVQRSDGERYRVDIPSFPLQAAAN, encoded by the coding sequence ATGTTAAGCTACGCCACCAAGACTCGCGACATCCAGATCACTGTCCGCCCGGTCTATCTCGACGGGAAAACGAACATCCTGGAAGGCTCGTTCTCGTTCGCCTATGCTGTGTTTATCGAAAACCAGGGCGATGACGAAATCCAACTCATTCGACGCCGCTGGACGATCCGGGAGTCCGATGGTACGCTTCACGACACGGAAGGCGACACCGAGCTTCGCGCCCAGCCCGTTCTCGCCCCCGGCGAAGAGCACGTTTACGACGGATCGTGCACGCTCAGCTCGTTCGTAGGCTCGGTCGAGGGCAACTACCTCGTCCAGCGCTCCGATGGCGAACGCTACCGCGTCGACATCCCGAGCTTTCCGCTCCAGGCCGCGGCAAACTAG